In Caldisphaera lagunensis DSM 15908, a single genomic region encodes these proteins:
- a CDS encoding 30S ribosomal protein S3, protein MSRIKKYFLDQAMLRAKIDEYLAQNFYTAGYSGVHIIQSGLGTRIHIYAERPALIIGRKGATIRRLQGVFQKVFGLENVQVTVSQPDNTELDARIQAFRVARSLEMGYHFRRVAMATLRRIIEAGAIGAEIVISGKLTNERAKFEKLQMGKVIKTGDIVDQYVDKAVAHAKLPQGIYGVRIIIVKQQASMPHIYEKGEDEIKNVVQSLKEQVEEIKSTEGQEKLEEMIEEIKEEEVEEGGEIQAQNE, encoded by the coding sequence ATGTCTAGAATAAAGAAATATTTCTTGGATCAGGCAATGCTTAGAGCCAAAATAGATGAGTATTTGGCTCAGAATTTCTATACTGCAGGTTATTCTGGGGTACATATAATACAAAGTGGACTAGGTACCAGGATCCATATATATGCTGAAAGGCCTGCACTTATTATAGGGAGAAAAGGGGCTACAATTAGGAGATTACAAGGTGTTTTTCAAAAGGTTTTTGGATTAGAGAACGTTCAAGTAACTGTTAGCCAGCCAGATAACACAGAATTAGATGCAAGAATTCAAGCGTTTAGAGTTGCTAGATCTTTAGAAATGGGATATCATTTTAGGAGAGTAGCAATGGCAACTTTAAGAAGAATAATTGAAGCAGGTGCAATTGGCGCAGAAATAGTTATAAGTGGTAAGCTAACTAACGAGAGAGCAAAATTTGAAAAGCTTCAAATGGGGAAAGTTATTAAAACAGGGGATATTGTAGATCAATATGTAGACAAGGCTGTTGCCCATGCTAAACTACCTCAAGGAATTTATGGGGTGAGAATTATTATAGTCAAACAACAGGCTTCTATGCCTCACATATATGAAAAAGGTGAAGATGAAATAAAGAATGTTGTTCAATCATTAAAGGAGCAAGTAGAAGAAATTAAATCTACCGAGGGCCAGGAAAAATTAGAGGAAATGATAGAAGAAATTAAAGAAGAGGAGGTTGAGGAAGGTGGGGAAATACAGGCTCAAAATGAATGA
- a CDS encoding ribonuclease P protein component 1 produces MKINKKNLIYHEIIGLYVCIVKHLDPSIEGKCGKILYETKNTIIIETNKGKATILKKGAIFEIKIDNERVVVLGDNLIGRPEDRIKKILK; encoded by the coding sequence TTGAAAATAAATAAGAAAAATTTAATATATCATGAAATAATAGGCTTATATGTTTGCATAGTTAAGCATTTAGATCCTTCTATTGAAGGTAAATGTGGAAAAATTTTATATGAGACAAAAAATACAATCATTATAGAAACTAATAAGGGTAAGGCAACTATATTAAAAAAGGGGGCAATATTTGAAATTAAGATTGATAATGAAAGGGTTGTTGTATTAGGAGATAACTTGATTGGTAGGCCTGAAGATAGGATTAAGAAAATCTTAAAATGA
- a CDS encoding 50S ribosomal protein L14 yields MPKKKKYGAVLSRRGFSAGLQVGSVALVADNSGAKEALIVDVPLVKTRVRRLGRATVGDLVVVSIKKGTPQVRKQISYAVVIRQKRPYKRSDGTWISFNDNALVLVNPDGTPKGSEIRGAIPKEVAERWPTVAKLATSII; encoded by the coding sequence ATGCCAAAGAAAAAGAAATATGGCGCAGTGCTCTCGAGAAGAGGATTTAGCGCAGGCCTTCAAGTGGGTTCAGTTGCGTTAGTTGCAGATAATAGTGGGGCAAAAGAAGCTTTGATAGTAGACGTACCTTTAGTAAAAACTAGAGTAAGAAGATTGGGAAGGGCAACTGTAGGAGATTTAGTTGTTGTTTCAATAAAAAAAGGAACCCCCCAAGTTAGAAAGCAGATTAGCTATGCTGTTGTCATAAGGCAGAAAAGACCTTATAAGAGATCAGATGGTACTTGGATATCCTTTAATGATAATGCACTAGTTTTAGTTAATCCTGATGGAACTCCAAAAGGGAGTGAAATAAGAGGGGCTATACCAAAAGAAGTAGCAGAAAGGTGGCCTACGGTTGCAAAGCTTGCAACATCAATTATATGA
- a CDS encoding 30S ribosomal protein S14 — protein sequence MGKYKPPKMKSMGRGAQRCQRCGTRDAVIQKYGLYLCRQCFREVAPTLGFKKYK from the coding sequence ATGGGAAAGTATAAGCCACCAAAAATGAAAAGCATGGGTAGAGGGGCCCAAAGATGTCAAAGATGTGGAACTAGGGATGCAGTTATACAAAAATACGGTTTATATTTGTGTAGGCAATGTTTTAGGGAGGTAGCCCCAACATTAGGTTTTAAAAAATATAAGTAG
- a CDS encoding type II/IV secretion system ATPase subunit: protein MPILEKVIKIIKNNSNEKENVTQEFFYEKEKNFRKIPPKWSLVAQYKIGPNNYYLYRGEDNLVHLYVSEPEINVTTELLAGLKKDIKEEEKYIIEKYKSGYGKIYPLIIDPNIDEISYSGFTGNISAIHKLVPLRWIIVDIRISKEEADSLAVELARKANKVISISTPYVEGITDDGNRISVSFLNEISHFGSNFVLRKYPEKPLTMSDLLISKVLTPPIAAYLWLLAEAQGFLIISGSMGSGKTTLLQSIASLLPPYSKVITIEDTPELKLINPNWDSFITRPKLPGTEMQEIDLEDLLKYALRRRADYVIVGEVRGKEAKYLAQAATSGYGAMTTIHSDSPEGVITRLSLDPIKLPSLFIKSITAIIQIRNLPSLGGKTIRRVYEISEVDDKNLINIYKLGNQQNDVNNIINNSKKLEIAINRLGFNYSEIYDEFTSRIKFLENNMGKTPEELYVSLSRFYVEKYGDVL, encoded by the coding sequence ATGCCTATATTGGAAAAAGTCATCAAAATTATTAAAAATAACTCTAATGAAAAAGAAAACGTAACACAAGAATTTTTTTATGAAAAAGAAAAAAATTTTAGAAAAATACCACCAAAATGGTCTCTAGTAGCACAATATAAAATTGGTCCAAATAACTATTATCTCTATAGAGGAGAAGATAATCTAGTTCATTTATATGTATCAGAACCAGAAATAAATGTTACAACAGAATTGTTAGCAGGCCTTAAAAAAGATATTAAAGAAGAAGAAAAATACATAATAGAAAAGTATAAGAGTGGTTACGGAAAAATATACCCTTTAATTATAGATCCTAACATAGATGAAATATCCTATAGTGGTTTCACAGGCAATATAAGTGCTATACATAAATTAGTGCCATTAAGATGGATCATTGTTGATATAAGGATAAGCAAGGAAGAGGCTGATTCTTTAGCTGTAGAGTTAGCTAGAAAGGCAAATAAAGTAATTAGCATATCAACTCCATATGTTGAGGGTATAACAGATGATGGTAACAGGATTTCTGTTTCATTTTTAAATGAGATATCTCATTTCGGAAGTAATTTTGTTTTAAGAAAATATCCTGAAAAACCATTAACCATGTCTGATTTGTTAATATCAAAAGTATTAACTCCTCCTATAGCAGCATACCTATGGCTGCTAGCAGAAGCCCAAGGATTTTTAATAATATCAGGTAGCATGGGAAGTGGAAAAACAACTTTACTTCAATCAATAGCAAGTCTTTTACCTCCTTATAGCAAAGTAATTACCATAGAAGACACGCCAGAATTAAAACTAATTAATCCAAATTGGGATTCTTTCATAACAAGACCAAAACTTCCTGGGACTGAAATGCAGGAAATAGATCTAGAAGATTTGCTAAAATATGCACTAAGAAGGAGAGCCGATTATGTTATAGTTGGTGAAGTAAGAGGAAAAGAAGCAAAATATCTTGCCCAGGCTGCAACAAGTGGTTATGGGGCTATGACAACAATTCATTCAGATTCTCCAGAAGGAGTTATTACTAGACTTAGCTTAGATCCCATAAAACTTCCTTCACTATTTATCAAATCTATTACTGCTATAATTCAAATAAGAAATCTTCCTTCACTAGGTGGTAAAACTATAAGAAGAGTATACGAAATTTCGGAGGTTGATGATAAAAATCTTATTAACATATATAAACTTGGAAACCAACAAAACGATGTCAATAATATTATCAATAATAGCAAAAAATTAGAAATAGCAATTAATAGACTGGGATTCAATTATAGCGAAATTTATGATGAATTTACATCAAGAATTAAATTCTTGGAAAACAATATGGGGAAAACACCTGAAGAATTATATGTATCATTATCAAGGTTTTATGTTGAAAAGTATGGTGATGTCTTATGA
- a CDS encoding 50S ribosomal protein L5, which yields MSIALSEDEVNKILKSWEENPMTKPRITKVTVNIALGQGGEKLVKVQELLTQLTGQKASLRAAKKTVRAFGVRKGENIATMVTLRREKAYAFLKKALEAVGYRIKKSSIDKFGNVGFGITEYILLPGARYDPEIGIVGMDVIITVEKPGYRIEKRKIKTSDLPLRHRVKPEETMVLLSKEFGVTFI from the coding sequence ATGAGCATAGCATTAAGCGAAGATGAGGTAAATAAAATATTAAAGTCATGGGAAGAAAATCCTATGACCAAACCAAGGATAACAAAAGTAACAGTAAATATAGCTTTAGGCCAAGGTGGTGAAAAATTAGTGAAAGTACAAGAATTATTGACTCAGTTAACAGGCCAAAAAGCATCATTAAGGGCTGCAAAGAAAACTGTTAGGGCCTTTGGAGTAAGAAAGGGTGAAAATATAGCAACAATGGTAACTTTAAGAAGGGAAAAAGCTTATGCATTTTTAAAGAAAGCTCTAGAAGCTGTAGGTTATAGAATTAAGAAAAGCAGCATTGATAAGTTTGGTAATGTAGGTTTTGGGATAACTGAATATATATTGTTGCCTGGAGCAAGATATGACCCAGAAATAGGAATCGTAGGTATGGATGTAATAATAACTGTTGAGAAACCAGGCTATAGGATAGAAAAGAGAAAAATAAAAACTTCTGATCTACCTTTAAGGCATAGGGTTAAGCCTGAAGAAACGATGGTATTACTTAGTAAAGAATTTGGGGTAACATTTATATGA
- the rplX gene encoding 50S ribosomal protein L24: MISSSIPKKQRKYLFNMPLHLRHKLVTVKLSKELRNKFGIRNLPVKVGDKVRVVKGTHKGKTGKVTEVDLKRLFVKIEGIKRKKADGTEIPVKIRPWNLEIIDLDLKDEERKKIVQRRGGKMQETQSEFAKAQESSEEKSTEEKEVKTNG, translated from the coding sequence ATGATAAGTTCATCTATTCCAAAGAAACAAAGGAAGTACTTATTTAATATGCCTTTACATTTGAGGCATAAACTAGTTACAGTTAAATTAAGTAAAGAATTAAGAAATAAATTCGGAATTAGAAATTTACCAGTAAAAGTAGGAGATAAGGTTAGAGTTGTGAAAGGAACTCATAAAGGTAAAACTGGAAAGGTCACTGAGGTTGATTTAAAGAGATTGTTTGTAAAAATAGAGGGAATTAAAAGGAAAAAAGCAGATGGAACTGAAATACCAGTGAAAATTAGACCTTGGAATTTGGAAATAATTGATTTAGATTTAAAAGATGAGGAAAGAAAGAAAATTGTGCAGAGGAGAGGAGGAAAGATGCAGGAAACACAAAGTGAATTTGCTAAGGCTCAGGAATCAAGTGAAGAAAAAAGCACAGAAGAAAAAGAGGTGAAGACAAATGGGTAA
- a CDS encoding AbrB/MazE/SpoVT family DNA-binding domain-containing protein, producing MSSNRITGIVKVDSKGRITIPQTMRENLGIEPGMLVALLADGDKKEIVINPILSENAKVLELNVDMIDKPGSLAKVIDKLAEYKIDIISNRCTSITRREEGECTFIIDTSQSSIDVDKLKSVLESIDVVTQVRIKQFEVPTY from the coding sequence ATGTCAAGTAATAGAATAACCGGTATAGTTAAGGTCGATTCAAAAGGAAGAATAACAATACCTCAGACTATGAGGGAAAATTTGGGAATAGAGCCTGGTATGCTAGTTGCATTATTGGCTGATGGTGATAAGAAAGAAATAGTAATAAATCCAATATTATCTGAAAATGCTAAGGTATTAGAATTAAATGTTGATATGATTGACAAACCTGGCTCGCTAGCAAAGGTTATTGACAAATTAGCAGAATATAAAATTGATATTATTTCGAATAGGTGTACATCGATAACAAGAAGAGAGGAAGGAGAATGTACTTTTATAATTGATACGAGCCAAAGTTCTATTGATGTTGATAAATTAAAATCTGTATTAGAATCTATTGATGTTGTTACTCAAGTAAGAATTAAACAATTTGAGGTTCCAACATACTAA
- a CDS encoding archaellin/type IV pilin N-terminal domain-containing protein, translated as MKRKALSNLIGTIILISATLIGGVLVYNYFQKSMTTMENMGQNVFIMANSQIINSNSQIIYIKITNNMQGQIKIIGIYGIYQNGTQENLTLTSNNINPDIINKYINSGETVSFVIYASSNIQSIFLQYNDTQSNVIMSSQPVNLK; from the coding sequence ATGAAAAGAAAGGCTTTATCTAATTTAATTGGAACCATTATTTTAATTAGTGCAACCCTTATTGGAGGTGTGCTTGTTTATAACTATTTTCAAAAGAGTATGACTACAATGGAAAACATGGGTCAAAATGTTTTCATAATGGCAAATTCTCAGATAATAAACAGCAATTCTCAGATAATCTACATAAAAATAACTAATAATATGCAAGGCCAAATAAAAATTATTGGAATATATGGTATTTATCAAAATGGTACTCAAGAAAACCTAACGTTAACTTCAAATAACATAAATCCTGATATAATAAATAAATACATCAATTCTGGAGAAACAGTTTCTTTTGTAATATATGCTTCATCTAACATACAATCAATTTTTTTACAATATAATGATACCCAATCAAATGTAATCATGTCTTCACAACCAGTAAATTTAAAGTGA
- the rplV gene encoding 50S ribosomal protein L22 has product MPQWNYSVKLQDESKVAKAVIREVPVHPKVIVEIANAINGMNLKKAERFLENVIKQKEPLPFRRSNKKVSHRRGLSDRWGVPSGRYPIKAATYVLNLLRNVENNADNKGLEIDKLVIYHIGVSKGLTLKRAMPRAFGRADILRKFRSNIEIIVRMEG; this is encoded by the coding sequence ATGCCACAGTGGAATTATTCTGTAAAATTACAAGATGAAAGTAAGGTTGCAAAGGCTGTTATAAGGGAAGTTCCTGTGCATCCAAAAGTAATTGTTGAAATTGCCAATGCAATAAATGGGATGAATCTAAAAAAGGCAGAGAGATTTTTGGAAAACGTAATAAAACAAAAAGAACCATTACCATTTAGAAGATCAAATAAAAAAGTTTCGCATAGAAGAGGTTTGAGCGATAGATGGGGGGTACCATCTGGAAGATATCCAATAAAAGCAGCAACGTATGTTTTAAATTTGCTAAGGAATGTTGAGAACAATGCTGATAATAAAGGACTAGAGATTGATAAATTAGTTATATATCATATTGGAGTAAGCAAAGGCCTTACATTGAAAAGGGCAATGCCTAGGGCCTTTGGTAGAGCTGATATACTTAGGAAATTTAGATCTAATATTGAAATAATAGTTAGAATGGAGGGTTAA
- the rpmC gene encoding 50S ribosomal protein L29, with amino-acid sequence MNDLKKMQEEEVKKTLNDINTELTVLRHKASTGSLDNPARIKQLKKNKARILTLLNEKKKANNK; translated from the coding sequence ATGAATGATTTAAAGAAAATGCAAGAAGAAGAAGTAAAGAAGACGTTAAATGATATAAATACTGAGTTAACAGTGTTAAGACATAAAGCATCAACAGGCTCTCTAGATAATCCGGCCAGAATAAAACAGCTTAAGAAGAATAAGGCAAGGATTTTAACATTACTTAATGAAAAGAAAAAAGCTAATAATAAATAA
- a CDS encoding 30S ribosomal protein S4e: protein MGNMGGTRSIKGIAAPPFWPIERKLRPWTPKPSPGPHNAEQSLPLLVVLRDMLKYAETGKEAIKIINENKIKVDGRVVNDYKYPLSVMDVLEIPENDEYYRVIPYPTDYLGLYKITKEEASLKPVRIENKTIVKGGNLQLNLSGGRNILVKFKEGEKKEVPYKTLDTLLITLPNQEIKEHIPFQIGDYALVIWGKNVGKLGKIVSVNKQWGRKSSTVTLEGKSGRKIQTILDYILIVGKEKPVISLPGEIEL, encoded by the coding sequence ATGGGTAACATGGGAGGAACAAGGTCTATTAAGGGTATAGCAGCTCCTCCATTTTGGCCTATTGAGAGGAAATTAAGGCCGTGGACTCCTAAACCATCACCTGGACCTCATAATGCTGAACAAAGTTTGCCTTTATTAGTAGTTTTGAGGGATATGTTAAAATATGCCGAAACGGGTAAAGAAGCTATTAAGATTATTAATGAAAATAAAATTAAGGTTGACGGAAGAGTTGTTAACGATTATAAATACCCACTCAGTGTTATGGATGTTTTAGAGATACCTGAGAACGACGAATATTATAGAGTAATACCATATCCAACAGATTATCTAGGGCTTTATAAAATAACTAAGGAAGAAGCAAGTCTTAAGCCAGTAAGGATTGAAAATAAGACTATAGTCAAAGGAGGTAATTTACAATTAAACCTAAGTGGGGGGCGTAATATTTTAGTGAAATTTAAAGAAGGTGAAAAGAAAGAAGTTCCTTATAAAACACTAGATACATTGCTAATAACCTTACCAAATCAAGAAATAAAGGAGCACATACCTTTTCAAATAGGAGATTACGCATTGGTTATATGGGGTAAGAACGTAGGAAAATTAGGGAAGATTGTTTCAGTAAATAAACAATGGGGAAGAAAGAGCAGTACAGTAACTTTAGAAGGAAAGAGTGGAAGGAAGATACAGACGATTCTTGATTATATATTAATTGTAGGCAAAGAAAAACCAGTTATATCTTTACCAGGTGAGATAGAATTATGA
- a CDS encoding 30S ribosomal protein S8, with protein sequence MVDVLSGHLSSIMNAELRGEREVILMPASKLSASVLKVLQKEGYIGEFEYIDDGRFGKFKIQLLGRINKIGTVRPRVSIKYNELLRLPENLRRFLASRDLGHLIISTNQGVMTHKDALVKKTGGIVIAYVY encoded by the coding sequence ATGGTAGATGTTTTATCTGGTCATTTATCATCAATAATGAATGCAGAGCTTAGAGGTGAAAGAGAAGTAATATTAATGCCAGCATCAAAACTTTCAGCATCAGTGTTAAAGGTTCTTCAAAAAGAAGGTTATATAGGAGAATTTGAGTACATAGATGATGGGAGATTTGGTAAGTTCAAAATACAATTACTAGGTAGAATAAATAAAATAGGAACAGTTAGACCTAGAGTTTCAATCAAATATAATGAATTATTAAGATTGCCAGAAAATTTGAGGAGATTTTTGGCAAGTAGAGATTTGGGACATTTAATAATATCAACAAATCAAGGAGTTATGACACATAAAGATGCGTTAGTTAAGAAAACTGGCGGTATTGTTATAGCATATGTATATTGA
- a CDS encoding 30S ribosomal protein S19 has protein sequence MSIELKPEWKRFKYRGKTLEELLNMPMDELVKLFPSRSRRSLARGFTPSQKILLSKIRALRKIMQQDPSKENVVIKTHVRDLVILPEMIGLTIAVYNGKEFVPVKIIPEMIGHRLGEYSHTTKTVHHGEPGLKASKSSLHVAAKV, from the coding sequence ATGTCAATAGAGCTGAAACCAGAATGGAAACGATTTAAATACAGAGGGAAGACTTTGGAAGAATTATTAAATATGCCTATGGATGAGCTTGTTAAATTATTTCCTTCTAGGTCAAGGAGAAGCTTGGCTAGAGGGTTTACACCATCCCAAAAAATCCTTTTATCAAAAATAAGAGCACTAAGAAAAATTATGCAGCAAGATCCTAGCAAGGAAAATGTAGTAATTAAGACTCACGTTAGAGACTTAGTTATTTTGCCGGAAATGATTGGTTTAACTATAGCTGTGTATAATGGTAAAGAATTTGTGCCTGTAAAGATAATACCGGAAATGATAGGGCATAGGCTTGGAGAATATAGCCATACAACAAAAACAGTCCATCATGGAGAGCCAGGATTAAAGGCTTCAAAGAGCAGCTTGCATGTAGCTGCAAAGGTGTGA
- a CDS encoding 30S ribosomal protein S17 gives MPEQKAIKNLQIPGVSPPSKSCSDPNCPWHGSLRVRGVLLEGIVEKFRAKGSAVVRHEYLYYERKYKRYEWRKTKKLVHVPECLDIKEGDKVVIGETKPLSKTIKFVILGKI, from the coding sequence ATGCCAGAACAAAAAGCAATAAAGAATTTACAGATACCTGGGGTTAGTCCACCCTCAAAAAGTTGCAGTGATCCAAATTGTCCATGGCATGGATCACTTAGGGTTAGAGGGGTACTGTTAGAGGGTATTGTTGAAAAATTTAGGGCTAAGGGAAGTGCAGTAGTAAGGCATGAGTATCTATATTATGAGCGTAAATATAAAAGGTATGAGTGGAGAAAAACAAAGAAACTAGTTCATGTGCCTGAATGCTTAGATATAAAGGAAGGAGATAAGGTAGTAATTGGAGAAACAAAACCTTTATCAAAAACTATTAAGTTTGTAATATTAGGTAAAATATAA
- a CDS encoding DUF373 family protein, producing the protein MSENTKKPLILIIDIDDDIGSVTGKSLVYGKEDVMKAALEFAEKRPEDADTNAIFAGLNLYESMKNSSKEPDIAIVGGHPTNTLLAQMFVKDRVKQLIDKIGNNVELYLVSDGTDELLIAEVLRELAPIAGLKRVIVEQHLGVEGSYFLLARYIRKAINDPRYSKYFLGIPGVLIALFGILSIFGYIILALKVILAIAGIFLILKGFNIENKSYNAMRSLANYLRETSHFQIAGLGILAVTILASIVAGYYSFVTRPKNLIILIGSVSANSLPILLAGFTLYIVVARIFYKVTKSNLYIFKEIASIAVIVSLAFAFSQLGLSLETYGLSLNLITASDIINIFIGSGFLLYSVAGAGVAALIELVDYLYFRHYKRAEDK; encoded by the coding sequence GTGAGTGAAAACACAAAAAAACCATTAATATTGATTATTGACATAGATGATGATATAGGCAGTGTTACAGGCAAATCTCTAGTCTATGGAAAAGAAGACGTCATGAAAGCAGCGTTGGAATTTGCCGAAAAAAGGCCAGAAGATGCAGATACTAACGCTATATTTGCTGGATTAAATCTATACGAAAGTATGAAAAATTCATCTAAAGAACCTGATATAGCTATTGTTGGAGGTCATCCAACAAATACTTTGTTAGCTCAGATGTTTGTCAAAGATAGAGTTAAACAATTAATAGATAAGATTGGTAATAACGTTGAATTATATCTTGTTAGTGATGGTACAGATGAACTATTAATCGCAGAAGTTTTAAGAGAATTAGCTCCGATAGCTGGTTTAAAAAGAGTTATAGTTGAACAACATCTAGGAGTTGAGGGTAGTTATTTTTTGCTAGCTAGATATATAAGGAAGGCAATTAATGATCCAAGGTATTCTAAGTATTTTTTAGGTATACCTGGAGTACTTATTGCATTGTTCGGAATATTATCAATATTTGGATATATTATATTAGCATTAAAGGTTATACTTGCTATAGCTGGGATTTTTTTAATATTAAAAGGATTTAATATTGAAAACAAATCTTATAATGCAATGAGGTCCTTGGCTAATTATTTAAGAGAAACAAGCCATTTTCAAATTGCTGGATTGGGTATATTAGCTGTTACAATATTGGCTAGTATTGTAGCAGGATACTATTCTTTTGTAACAAGACCTAAAAATTTAATAATATTAATAGGAAGTGTATCAGCAAACTCGTTACCAATTTTGTTGGCTGGTTTTACTCTTTATATTGTTGTTGCAAGAATATTCTATAAAGTTACTAAAAGCAATTTATATATATTTAAAGAAATAGCATCAATAGCAGTTATAGTATCTTTAGCCTTTGCGTTTAGCCAACTTGGTTTATCTTTGGAAACTTATGGTTTAAGTTTGAATTTGATAACTGCATCAGACATAATAAATATATTCATCGGAAGTGGATTCTTGCTTTATAGCGTAGCTGGAGCAGGAGTTGCTGCATTAATAGAATTAGTAGATTATTTATATTTTAGGCATTATAAAAGAGCTGAGGATAAATAA
- the pdo gene encoding protein disulfide oxidoreductase yields the protein MAGRYYDIEFDESFINELRETLAYMVNPVTINIFIDDNCETCEDTIKLIKTIQDASPIKNGKKMIEVKIYNKNNPEDLKEFEKQGVERVPAVTLINGLIKYSGIPAGEEIRGFIETIMRISENDSGLEKETREELAKLNGKVHIETVITPSCPYCPYAVLLANMFAYEAYKQNNPKILSETVEAYENMDIAEKYGVMSVPAIALNGVMSFVGVPYEEDFVSYIKAAAENKLKQMAPKEEGEATGI from the coding sequence ATGGCTGGAAGGTATTATGATATTGAATTTGACGAATCGTTCATAAATGAGCTAAGAGAGACCTTAGCATATATGGTAAATCCTGTTACAATAAACATATTTATAGATGATAATTGTGAAACATGTGAAGATACAATTAAATTAATAAAGACAATTCAAGATGCCTCCCCTATTAAAAACGGCAAAAAGATGATAGAAGTAAAAATATATAACAAAAACAATCCTGAAGATTTAAAAGAATTTGAAAAACAAGGGGTTGAAAGAGTACCAGCAGTTACGTTGATCAATGGCTTGATAAAATATAGCGGTATACCAGCAGGAGAAGAGATAAGGGGATTTATAGAGACAATCATGAGAATAAGCGAAAATGACAGTGGTTTAGAAAAAGAAACTAGAGAAGAACTGGCAAAATTAAATGGAAAGGTACACATAGAAACTGTAATTACACCCTCATGTCCATACTGTCCTTATGCAGTATTATTAGCTAACATGTTTGCTTACGAGGCTTACAAACAAAACAATCCCAAAATATTATCAGAAACAGTAGAAGCATATGAAAATATGGATATAGCTGAGAAATATGGCGTAATGAGTGTACCGGCAATAGCATTAAATGGCGTAATGTCATTTGTTGGAGTTCCATATGAAGAAGATTTCGTGTCGTACATAAAGGCAGCAGCAGAAAACAAATTAAAACAAATGGCTCCAAAAGAAGAAGGAGAAGCTACTGGAATCTAA